In the genome of Chlamydia trachomatis A/HAR-13, one region contains:
- a CDS encoding rhodanese-related sulfurtransferase — MEKNYYALAYYYFGPVSNPHEEIALHKQLFKTMDVSCRIYISEEGINGQFSGYQPDAERYMAWLKQRPDFASIKFKIHHIEENIFPRVTVKYRKELVALGCSVDTTKQGKHISPEEWHEKLQENRCLVLDVRNNYEWKIGHFENAVLPDIETFREFPDYADRLAKEHDPAKTPVMMYCTGGIRCELYSALLLEKGFKEVYQLDGGVIAYGLKMGTGKWRGKLFVFDDRMAMPIDEADPNVSPIARCSLCNTDSDTYYNCANTDCNNLFICCESCIATHKGCCSEECSQAPRIRAFSAERGNKPFRRKHLCPTIEQSCCLKEQENQPA, encoded by the coding sequence ATGGAAAAGAATTATTATGCTTTAGCGTATTACTACTTTGGTCCTGTAAGCAACCCTCATGAAGAAATTGCTTTACACAAGCAATTATTCAAAACTATGGATGTTTCTTGCCGGATTTACATCTCTGAAGAAGGGATTAACGGTCAGTTTAGCGGCTATCAGCCAGACGCAGAACGCTATATGGCTTGGCTGAAACAACGCCCAGATTTTGCCTCGATTAAATTCAAAATCCACCATATTGAAGAGAATATCTTCCCTAGAGTTACAGTGAAGTATCGTAAAGAACTCGTTGCTTTAGGATGCTCTGTCGATACAACAAAACAAGGAAAACACATTTCCCCTGAAGAGTGGCATGAAAAACTCCAAGAGAATCGTTGCTTAGTCTTAGATGTTCGAAATAACTACGAGTGGAAAATCGGTCATTTTGAAAATGCTGTTCTCCCTGATATTGAAACGTTCCGAGAATTTCCCGATTACGCTGATCGTCTAGCCAAAGAGCATGATCCTGCAAAAACTCCTGTCATGATGTATTGCACTGGAGGTATTCGTTGTGAACTCTACTCCGCTCTTCTTTTAGAGAAAGGCTTTAAAGAAGTGTACCAACTGGATGGAGGCGTGATCGCCTATGGATTAAAAATGGGAACAGGAAAATGGAGAGGTAAACTCTTTGTTTTCGATGACCGGATGGCTATGCCTATCGATGAAGCGGATCCTAACGTGTCTCCTATTGCTCGTTGCTCTCTTTGCAACACAGATTCAGATACCTACTACAATTGTGCAAACACAGACTGTAACAACCTCTTTATTTGCTGTGAGTCTTGTATCGCTACCCATAAAGGATGTTGTTCAGAAGAATGCTCTCAAGCTCCTCGTATTCGAGCTTTCTCTGCAGAGAGAGGAAACAAACCTTTCCGTAGAAAACACCTTTGTCCAACAATTGAACAGAGCTGTTGCCTAAAAGAACAAGAAAACCAACCAGCATAA
- a CDS encoding glucosamine-1-phosphate acetyltransferase — translation MVLSSSLFSPEEFLYPEIVSQAEFVWSILTLLEEKLASHTFSGIHGHLEEGVYLKNKETIEIQEGAYVESGAYICGPCIIGPYTQVRHGAYIRGGVITSSHCVIGHCSEIKNSYLGHHAKAAHFAYVGDSVFGSRVNLGAGVRCANFRLDGKTIFFHHSGERCNTKRKKLGAFLGRGVSVGCNTVLNPGCYVASATKILPNQTIY, via the coding sequence ATGGTTTTATCATCCTCCTTATTTTCACCAGAAGAGTTTCTTTATCCAGAGATCGTAAGCCAAGCTGAATTTGTTTGGTCTATTTTGACTTTGTTAGAAGAGAAACTAGCTTCTCATACTTTTTCAGGAATCCATGGGCATCTTGAAGAAGGGGTGTATCTAAAAAATAAAGAGACTATCGAAATCCAAGAAGGAGCTTACGTAGAATCTGGGGCTTATATTTGTGGTCCTTGTATTATCGGTCCCTATACGCAAGTGCGTCATGGTGCATATATTCGAGGCGGTGTAATAACTAGCTCACATTGCGTTATAGGACACTGTTCTGAGATTAAAAACAGCTATTTAGGGCATCACGCGAAAGCTGCTCACTTTGCTTATGTAGGAGATTCTGTTTTTGGTTCCAGAGTGAATCTAGGGGCAGGAGTTCGTTGTGCAAACTTTAGATTAGATGGCAAAACCATTTTCTTCCATCATTCTGGAGAGCGTTGTAATACAAAACGGAAAAAGTTAGGAGCTTTCCTAGGTAGAGGAGTAAGTGTTGGGTGTAATACCGTACTTAATCCAGGATGTTATGTAGCCAGTGCTACAAAGATTCTTCCTAATCAAACCATTTACTAA
- the rpsD gene encoding 30S ribosomal protein S4 gives MARYCGPKNRIARRFGANIFGRGRNPLLRKPNPPGQHGMQRKKKSDYGLQLEEKQKLKACYGMILEKQLVKAYKEVVNKQGNVAQMFLEKFECRLDNIVYRLGFAKTIFAAQQLVSHGHVLVNGKKVDRRSFFVRPGMQISLKEKSKRLAIVTESLENKDQSSLPAYLSLDKAAFKGELVVAPELDQIASQLPLPVNVSVICEFLSHRT, from the coding sequence ATGGCGAGATATTGTGGCCCTAAAAACAGAATAGCGAGACGTTTTGGAGCTAACATCTTTGGGAGAGGTCGAAACCCTTTGCTGAGAAAGCCCAATCCTCCGGGTCAGCACGGCATGCAAAGAAAAAAGAAATCTGACTACGGCTTACAGTTAGAAGAAAAGCAAAAATTAAAAGCTTGCTACGGAATGATCTTAGAGAAGCAATTGGTTAAAGCTTACAAAGAGGTTGTAAATAAGCAAGGAAACGTTGCGCAAATGTTCCTAGAGAAATTTGAGTGCCGTTTGGACAATATCGTCTATAGACTAGGATTCGCAAAAACGATCTTTGCTGCTCAACAATTGGTTTCTCATGGGCACGTATTGGTGAACGGGAAAAAGGTAGATAGACGCTCGTTCTTCGTTCGTCCTGGAATGCAGATCTCTTTGAAAGAAAAATCAAAAAGATTAGCTATCGTTACAGAATCTTTAGAGAACAAAGATCAAAGCTCTCTTCCTGCCTATCTATCTTTGGATAAAGCAGCTTTTAAAGGAGAGTTGGTTGTTGCTCCAGAACTGGATCAAATCGCTTCTCAACTTCCTTTACCAGTAAACGTTTCTGTTATTTGTGAGTTTCTATCCCACAGAACATAA
- a CDS encoding deoxyribonuclease IV, which produces MFILPPPQEALLGAHTSAAGGLHNALYEGRDIGATTVQLFTANQRQWKRRTLTQEMVDQFRIALNETSLSYIMSHAGYLNNPGAPNPEILEKTRVCMHQEIADCISLGISFVNFHPGAALSDSKESCLDRTIASFSQMAPLFENNPPLVVLLETTAGQGSLIGSSFEELAYLIQGIKAHIPIGVCLDTCHIFAAGYDISSVAGWEQVLKHFDAVIGLSFLRAIHLNDSVFALGKNKDRHAPIGEGCIGSDSFCFLMQDERTRMLPKYLETPGGPDLWTKEIRYLQKVC; this is translated from the coding sequence ATGTTTATACTTCCTCCTCCTCAAGAGGCTTTACTAGGAGCCCACACGTCGGCTGCTGGAGGACTTCATAATGCTCTTTACGAAGGGCGCGATATCGGAGCAACCACCGTTCAGCTATTCACTGCAAATCAACGTCAGTGGAAGCGACGAACATTAACTCAAGAAATGGTGGATCAGTTCCGCATAGCACTGAATGAAACTTCTCTATCTTACATCATGAGTCATGCTGGTTATTTAAATAACCCTGGTGCTCCTAATCCGGAGATTCTAGAAAAAACTCGAGTGTGTATGCACCAAGAAATAGCAGACTGCATCTCACTCGGTATCTCTTTTGTTAACTTTCATCCGGGAGCAGCTCTTTCTGATTCTAAAGAAAGTTGCCTCGATCGTACCATTGCTAGTTTTTCACAAATGGCCCCCCTTTTTGAAAACAATCCTCCACTTGTTGTCCTTCTTGAAACAACCGCAGGCCAGGGTTCCCTAATAGGAAGTTCTTTTGAGGAACTTGCTTACCTAATTCAAGGGATTAAAGCCCACATACCCATAGGTGTTTGTCTAGATACCTGCCATATTTTTGCCGCTGGTTACGATATTTCATCGGTCGCGGGATGGGAGCAAGTACTCAAACATTTTGACGCAGTGATTGGATTATCTTTTTTACGAGCCATTCACTTAAACGATTCTGTCTTCGCTCTCGGAAAAAATAAAGATCGTCATGCCCCTATTGGAGAAGGTTGCATAGGCTCAGACAGTTTTTGCTTCCTTATGCAAGATGAGCGTACCCGCATGCTACCTAAATACCTAGAGACTCCTGGAGGACCAGATCTGTGGACTAAAGAAATCCGTTACCTACAAAAAGTTTGCTAA
- a CDS encoding FAD-dependent thymidylate synthase translates to MLSKEGGFSEEQRARLSHFVTNLDSPIFALKNLPEVVKGALFSKYSRSTLGLRALLLKEFLDGEGGNFLDDDQQDCELGIQKAADFYRRVLDNFGDDSVGELGGAHLALEQVSMLAAKILEDARIGGSPLEKSSRYVYFDQKVNGEYLYYRDPILMTSAFKDVFLDTCDFLFNTYSDLIPQVRSHFEKLYPKDPEVSQSAYTVSLRAKVLDCLRGLLPAATLTNLGFFGNGRFWQNLLHRLQDNSLVEVRNIGEQSLTELMKIIPSFVSRAESHHYHHQAMVDYRRALKEQLKSFAHRYGEEREISKEAGVKLVYGDPDGLYKIAAAYMFPYSEHTYAELLDICRNIPNEDLMRILESGASFRENRRHKSPRGLECAEFAFDITADFGAYRDLQRHRILTQERQLLTTKLGYTMPSQLIDTPMEAPFREAMEKADQAYRLIAEEFPEEAQYVVPLAYNIRWLFHINARGLQWLCELRSQPQGHESYRKIAIDMAREVIQFHPAYELFLKFVDYSETDLGRLQQESRKKS, encoded by the coding sequence ATGTTGAGCAAAGAGGGTGGTTTTTCTGAGGAGCAAAGAGCGCGTTTATCGCATTTTGTGACGAATTTAGACTCGCCTATATTTGCTTTGAAAAACCTTCCAGAAGTGGTTAAAGGCGCTTTATTTTCAAAATATTCCAGATCGACTCTGGGGTTGCGAGCGCTTCTTTTGAAAGAATTTTTAGATGGGGAAGGCGGTAATTTTCTTGATGATGACCAACAAGATTGTGAGTTGGGGATCCAAAAAGCTGCGGACTTCTATCGTCGCGTTTTAGACAACTTTGGTGATGATTCTGTTGGAGAGTTGGGAGGAGCGCATCTTGCTCTGGAACAAGTATCCATGCTCGCAGCAAAAATTTTAGAAGATGCTCGGATTGGAGGGTCCCCCCTAGAAAAATCGTCTAGATACGTTTATTTCGATCAAAAAGTTAACGGGGAGTATTTATATTACCGAGACCCTATTTTGATGACCTCGGCCTTTAAAGACGTCTTTTTGGATACTTGTGATTTCCTATTCAACACATACTCCGATCTTATCCCTCAGGTTCGTTCCCATTTCGAGAAACTATACCCTAAAGATCCAGAAGTTTCTCAATCAGCGTATACAGTTTCTTTACGAGCTAAAGTATTAGACTGTTTACGAGGTTTGCTACCTGCAGCGACACTCACAAATTTAGGTTTTTTTGGTAATGGCCGGTTTTGGCAGAACTTGCTACACCGTTTGCAAGACAATAGTTTGGTTGAGGTACGCAATATTGGAGAGCAGTCCTTAACAGAATTAATGAAAATAATTCCCTCTTTTGTAAGCCGCGCAGAGTCTCATCATTATCATCACCAAGCTATGGTGGATTACCGTCGGGCTTTAAAAGAACAATTAAAAAGTTTTGCACATCGTTACGGGGAAGAGAGAGAAATTTCGAAAGAGGCTGGTGTAAAATTAGTATACGGAGATCCAGACGGGTTATACAAAATTGCTGCAGCCTACATGTTCCCCTACTCGGAACACACTTATGCAGAGCTGTTAGATATTTGTCGCAATATTCCTAATGAAGATCTCATGCGTATCTTAGAGTCGGGAGCTTCTTTCCGAGAGAATCGGCGGCACAAATCCCCTCGCGGATTGGAATGTGCTGAGTTTGCTTTTGATATTACAGCGGATTTTGGAGCCTATCGGGATTTACAAAGACATCGTATCCTAACTCAAGAAAGACAGCTTTTGACGACAAAATTGGGTTACACGATGCCTTCACAATTGATCGACACTCCTATGGAAGCTCCCTTCAGAGAAGCTATGGAAAAAGCTGATCAAGCGTATCGTCTAATAGCAGAAGAGTTCCCAGAAGAAGCACAATATGTGGTTCCTTTAGCTTACAATATTCGATGGCTTTTCCATATCAACGCTAGAGGTTTGCAGTGGCTTTGTGAGTTACGCTCTCAACCACAAGGGCATGAAAGCTATCGTAAAATTGCTATAGATATGGCTAGAGAGGTTATTCAGTTTCATCCAGCTTACGAGCTGTTCTTGAAGTTTGTCGACTACTCAGAGACTGACCTAGGAAGATTACAACAAGAATCGCGTAAAAAGTCTTAA
- a CDS encoding CT620/CT621 family type III secretion system effector, which yields MNRIHRTQGSLTDYNSTLEAIAKKIAKPDSATIVSQVAQYEQFKMEQEALKALLVSFDQKADQRYRNLIQRLEQLDVDRQTGRSTESQHIQEKPMASLQSENQVVAQAVVQSDSSMPIFTGIKQSWAVRLVQGIREILDQVLVDTSLFTEEERGDLLAIRMDAASLQDKQERLSAEDIRSLLSLSNDVMRVLQKASVSSTRQLELIQSLIDIFGTEENLEQSFAQVRLENFQAILSVIKERLTEEEFLVFQEVSEEISSIQRTSESHLSPEHIEAIARVGGHLSAKIVESELKASQKVDLCQRIAAMYQEQVDAVQAYHSLEQDALFVNSRQHSHFVQVISLVSSLMHLLSPTSEEERILLNPAMMVSVLPTVRAIGLRFDFLTAEQQQMVNAAVSSLQQQQLDEFLGVLCAHLVVVNCQNKETGLLEGLEESFSETLSGLSNNFVLTAKMQDILQVCSLQGFVTLANGDRYELFSYNDSGEAVCDEIALGDGFHKVLGTMLAVALSQAEVFKQECDRFILQADSEKNMIHKRMVQGEQKSLFLTKMQTELNAGKTIAQTKEVEASPLPSAVASVLIDHYMPKEVEFLEKISSRLYYGNKGSDIGNTILDAISLYVNSATYFGFANYIGQPPVVGKTRENIFAGSADNAKAKLDEEKKQVDVFLEITEAAKTTVTNQQSAVTNDDKLSTEQKAKIKAELTQYTDMLNAISNSLTSLKTQLAPLSVSTVEGVDGVFEVKNGIPGENGKNWRLVLQTLEDTMVSGEVGSPTNIGMFQMQALVHLNQQAYADMGQNFQLELQMHLTSMQQEWMVVATSLQLLNQIYLGLARNLLR from the coding sequence ATGAACCGTATTCATCGTACACAAGGATCTTTAACGGATTATAATAGCACTCTTGAGGCTATTGCAAAGAAGATTGCCAAACCAGATTCTGCAACAATAGTATCTCAGGTTGCTCAATATGAGCAGTTCAAAATGGAACAAGAAGCTTTAAAAGCACTTCTTGTTTCCTTCGATCAAAAAGCAGACCAGCGATATCGAAATTTGATTCAACGACTGGAACAGTTGGATGTAGATAGACAAACAGGACGCTCTACAGAGAGCCAACACATCCAAGAAAAACCGATGGCTTCTCTGCAATCTGAAAACCAGGTTGTTGCACAAGCTGTAGTTCAGTCTGATTCTAGCATGCCCATTTTTACAGGTATTAAACAAAGTTGGGCAGTACGATTAGTACAGGGTATACGTGAAATTTTGGATCAAGTCTTAGTGGACACATCCTTGTTTACGGAAGAAGAACGGGGAGATTTACTTGCTATCCGTATGGATGCCGCTTCCCTACAGGACAAGCAAGAGCGTTTGTCTGCGGAAGATATTCGTTCTCTTCTTTCTCTTTCGAATGATGTTATGCGAGTTTTGCAGAAAGCTTCTGTATCTAGCACGCGGCAGCTAGAATTGATCCAATCTTTGATAGATATTTTTGGTACGGAAGAGAATTTAGAGCAGTCCTTCGCCCAGGTACGATTGGAGAACTTCCAAGCGATTTTATCTGTGATTAAAGAGCGTTTGACAGAAGAAGAGTTTCTGGTATTCCAAGAAGTCTCGGAAGAAATTTCCTCTATCCAACGCACGAGTGAATCTCATCTCAGTCCAGAACATATAGAGGCGATTGCTCGAGTCGGTGGGCATCTTTCTGCTAAGATCGTGGAGTCTGAGCTGAAGGCAAGTCAGAAGGTGGATCTCTGTCAACGAATAGCAGCTATGTACCAAGAACAAGTGGATGCGGTACAAGCGTATCATAGTCTCGAACAAGATGCTCTATTTGTGAATTCTAGGCAACATAGTCACTTCGTGCAGGTGATTTCTTTAGTATCCTCTCTTATGCACTTATTGTCTCCTACTAGTGAAGAGGAGCGTATTTTACTGAACCCTGCCATGATGGTAAGTGTTCTTCCCACTGTGCGTGCAATAGGTTTACGTTTTGACTTTTTAACAGCTGAGCAGCAGCAAATGGTGAATGCTGCGGTATCATCGTTGCAACAACAGCAGTTAGACGAATTTTTAGGAGTTCTCTGTGCGCATTTGGTTGTTGTTAATTGCCAGAATAAAGAAACAGGTCTCTTAGAAGGTTTAGAAGAAAGCTTTTCAGAAACGTTAAGTGGTTTGAGTAATAACTTTGTTTTGACGGCCAAAATGCAAGACATTTTGCAGGTTTGTTCTTTACAAGGCTTTGTCACATTAGCAAACGGGGATCGATACGAGTTATTTTCCTATAATGATTCAGGAGAAGCGGTATGTGATGAGATCGCTCTAGGCGATGGATTTCATAAAGTGCTAGGAACGATGTTAGCAGTAGCGCTTTCTCAAGCAGAGGTATTTAAGCAAGAGTGCGATCGATTCATTCTGCAAGCTGATTCAGAGAAGAATATGATTCACAAACGTATGGTTCAAGGGGAACAGAAGAGTCTATTCTTGACCAAGATGCAGACAGAGTTGAATGCTGGGAAAACTATTGCACAAACTAAGGAAGTAGAGGCTTCTCCGCTCCCTTCTGCCGTTGCTTCTGTATTGATTGACCACTACATGCCAAAGGAAGTGGAGTTTTTAGAAAAGATCTCGTCTCGTCTGTATTACGGAAATAAAGGTTCGGATATAGGCAACACCATTTTAGATGCGATTAGTTTGTATGTAAACTCCGCAACCTACTTTGGTTTTGCTAACTATATTGGGCAACCTCCTGTTGTAGGTAAAACAAGGGAGAATATTTTTGCAGGGTCTGCAGATAATGCTAAAGCCAAGTTAGACGAAGAAAAGAAACAAGTAGATGTGTTTCTAGAAATTACGGAAGCAGCTAAGACTACCGTCACTAATCAACAAAGTGCGGTTACTAATGATGACAAGTTATCTACAGAGCAGAAAGCAAAAATTAAGGCAGAGTTGACACAGTATACCGATATGCTTAACGCAATCAGCAATTCTTTAACATCATTGAAAACTCAATTGGCCCCTTTATCAGTGAGTACTGTTGAAGGTGTGGATGGTGTTTTTGAGGTTAAAAATGGTATACCAGGAGAAAACGGAAAGAACTGGAGATTAGTTTTACAGACTTTAGAGGATACTATGGTATCCGGAGAAGTCGGTAGCCCAACTAATATTGGAATGTTCCAAATGCAAGCTCTGGTACACTTGAATCAGCAGGCCTATGCTGATATGGGACAGAATTTTCAGTTAGAGTTGCAAATGCATCTCACTTCTATGCAACAGGAGTGGATGGTGGTAGCAACATCTCTTCAGCTATTAAATCAAATTTATTTGGGATTAGCGCGTAATCTCTTAAGATAG
- the chxR gene encoding two component system response regulator ChxR — protein sequence MAGPKHVLLVSENWDLFFQTKELLNPEEYRCTIGQQYKQELSADLVVCEYSLLPREVRSPKSLEGSFVLVLLDFFDEETSVDLLDRGFWYLIRPITPRILKSAISLFLSQHSLHSVPESIRFGPNVFHVLKLTVETPEGSVHLTPSESGILKRLLINKGQLCLRKHLLEEIKNHAKAIVARNVDVHIASLRKKLGAYGSRIVTLRGVGYLFSDDGDKKFSQQDTKLS from the coding sequence ATGGCAGGGCCTAAACATGTGTTACTAGTAAGTGAAAATTGGGATTTATTTTTTCAAACAAAAGAATTGCTTAATCCTGAAGAGTATCGGTGCACTATTGGGCAGCAATATAAACAAGAACTGTCCGCAGACTTGGTTGTCTGCGAATATTCATTGCTTCCAAGAGAGGTTCGTTCTCCAAAATCTTTAGAAGGTAGTTTTGTTTTAGTTCTTTTAGATTTTTTTGATGAAGAAACTAGTGTTGATCTTTTGGATCGTGGTTTTTGGTATTTAATTCGGCCTATTACTCCTAGAATTTTAAAATCCGCAATCAGTTTGTTTCTTTCTCAGCATTCGCTACATTCTGTTCCGGAAAGTATTCGTTTTGGGCCTAATGTATTTCATGTATTGAAGCTCACAGTAGAAACTCCAGAAGGGAGTGTTCATTTAACACCATCGGAGTCTGGTATTTTGAAACGACTTCTTATTAACAAAGGACAACTTTGTTTACGAAAACATCTTCTTGAAGAAATTAAGAATCATGCCAAAGCGATTGTAGCAAGGAATGTAGACGTACACATAGCTTCTTTAAGGAAAAAGTTAGGAGCTTATGGAAGTAGAATTGTCACCTTACGAGGTGTTGGGTATCTATTTTCAGATGATGGAGATAAAAAATTCTCTCAACAAGATACAAAGCTTTCTTAA
- a CDS encoding polyprenyl synthetase family protein has product MDYFSVYRSKVEKKLRDSLGDFGNTQGGLRDPIEYALLGGGKRVRPLLVGLFAEGVHKERDVLDTAIAIEYIHTSTLIADDLPCMDDDDMRRGKPSVHKAFDEASALLASYALIPAAYARIRKNAKALKAVVSCEQDVEEAYEDILELIELRFGIGGILGGQYEDIFFHDFSKENVLGIIKKKTGALFEIACVSGWLFGGGERESSTLVAEFAEHFGLLFQIRDDLADLSQDDQEEKHMNYALLFGEVAAKELLDHSFESCIKNLHLLQERGLECLEPLEMLCKNVFCGWK; this is encoded by the coding sequence ATGGATTATTTCAGCGTTTATCGATCGAAAGTAGAAAAAAAGCTTCGCGATTCTTTGGGAGATTTCGGTAACACTCAGGGTGGATTAAGAGACCCAATAGAGTATGCCCTTTTAGGAGGGGGGAAACGCGTTCGTCCCTTGCTTGTTGGTTTGTTTGCGGAAGGTGTCCATAAAGAGCGAGATGTCTTGGATACCGCCATTGCTATTGAGTATATCCATACATCTACGTTAATAGCCGATGACTTGCCGTGTATGGACGATGATGATATGCGTAGAGGCAAGCCTTCGGTTCACAAAGCTTTTGATGAAGCTTCGGCTCTCCTGGCTTCGTATGCTCTTATTCCAGCTGCTTATGCACGAATTCGTAAGAATGCAAAAGCGCTAAAAGCTGTAGTTTCTTGTGAACAAGATGTAGAAGAGGCTTACGAAGATATTTTGGAGCTGATTGAGTTGCGTTTTGGCATAGGAGGAATTTTAGGAGGCCAATATGAAGATATATTTTTTCATGATTTCTCCAAAGAGAACGTATTAGGGATTATTAAAAAGAAAACGGGAGCTCTTTTTGAAATTGCTTGCGTATCAGGATGGTTGTTTGGAGGAGGAGAACGGGAAAGCTCCACTTTAGTAGCTGAATTTGCTGAACATTTTGGGTTACTTTTCCAAATACGTGATGATCTTGCCGATCTTAGTCAAGATGATCAGGAAGAGAAACATATGAACTATGCGTTATTATTCGGAGAAGTGGCAGCAAAAGAGTTGCTAGACCATTCTTTTGAATCCTGTATTAAAAATCTCCACCTATTGCAGGAGAGGGGATTGGAGTGTTTGGAGCCGCTAGAGATGTTGTGCAAAAATGTGTTTTGTGGATGGAAATAA
- a CDS encoding lipid II flippase MurJ — translation MRKDDEGSLVRSLFNLLSGTFFSRLTGMLREIVMATYFGADPLVASFWLAFRTIFFLRKLLGGPILGLAFIPHFEFLRAQNISRATFFFRSFSRFFCYSAILFTLIIELGLCVWCSCVTGSLFDTLLLTIILLPSGIFLMMYTVNSTLLHCEKKFFSVGLAPSVVNVSWIGTVFLARNYDSRNRIFGLAVVLVIGFILEWAVTLPGVMKFLGQSKEVPQERDSIRALIAPLSLGLLSMGIFQLNLLCDMWLARYINEVGPLYLMYSVRIQQLPVHLFGLGVFTVLLPAISRCVQDQEHQQGYDLLRFSLKLTVAVMVVMTMGLLLFALPGVRVLYEHGVFPKTAVHAIVEVLRGYSGSIIPMALAPLVSALFYARRNYKVPMLVGIIAAVVNMVLNVIGCLVCKQVAVLAYATSLVSWGQLAMLWYCAGKSLPTYKGLMWRTFKESGKTVITTILAAVITIGVNIVTHTTYVVFIEPLTVPTKPLVSFLDQCGVFFAESALFLSVLFGLAKLLKTEDLMNLISFQYWKGHQSILRN, via the coding sequence ATGAGGAAAGATGATGAAGGATCGCTAGTGCGCTCATTGTTTAATTTGCTGTCCGGAACGTTTTTTAGTCGTCTTACTGGGATGTTACGAGAAATTGTTATGGCTACATATTTCGGAGCCGATCCCTTAGTAGCATCTTTTTGGCTGGCTTTTCGGACGATCTTTTTTTTAAGAAAGCTTTTAGGTGGGCCTATTCTTGGACTCGCTTTTATTCCGCATTTCGAGTTTTTACGTGCGCAAAATATTTCTCGAGCAACGTTTTTCTTTAGAAGCTTTTCGAGATTCTTTTGTTACAGCGCTATATTATTTACTTTAATTATAGAATTAGGACTCTGTGTTTGGTGTTCTTGCGTTACAGGAAGCCTATTTGATACCCTACTTTTAACAATCATACTGCTACCTTCCGGGATCTTTCTGATGATGTATACAGTGAATTCCACGCTGTTGCATTGTGAGAAGAAGTTTTTCAGCGTAGGACTTGCTCCTTCTGTTGTTAATGTGTCGTGGATTGGAACGGTCTTTTTAGCACGGAATTATGATTCGAGGAATCGTATTTTTGGATTAGCTGTAGTCCTTGTTATAGGCTTCATTTTAGAATGGGCTGTTACGCTTCCTGGAGTCATGAAGTTTTTGGGACAAAGTAAAGAGGTTCCTCAGGAGCGGGATAGTATCCGTGCTCTGATTGCCCCACTGTCTCTAGGATTGTTATCCATGGGAATCTTTCAGTTGAACTTACTATGTGATATGTGGCTCGCGCGATATATCAATGAGGTAGGACCTCTGTATCTGATGTATTCCGTGCGAATACAACAGTTACCTGTCCATTTATTTGGTCTTGGAGTCTTCACAGTGTTGCTACCTGCGATTTCTCGTTGCGTTCAAGATCAAGAACATCAACAAGGATATGATCTCTTGCGGTTTTCGTTGAAGCTCACTGTTGCTGTTATGGTGGTTATGACGATGGGGCTATTGCTTTTTGCTTTGCCTGGGGTGCGAGTGTTATATGAGCACGGAGTGTTTCCTAAAACAGCTGTGCACGCTATTGTAGAAGTTCTAAGGGGATATAGTGGAAGTATTATTCCTATGGCTTTAGCTCCTCTCGTATCGGCTCTATTCTATGCAAGAAGGAATTACAAAGTTCCGATGCTGGTAGGGATCATTGCTGCCGTAGTGAATATGGTTCTTAATGTGATCGGATGTTTAGTTTGCAAACAGGTTGCTGTTTTAGCCTACGCTACTTCTTTAGTGTCGTGGGGTCAGTTAGCGATGCTATGGTATTGTGCTGGTAAGAGTCTTCCTACTTACAAAGGATTGATGTGGAGAACGTTTAAAGAGAGTGGGAAAACTGTCATTACAACCATTCTAGCAGCGGTTATTACGATTGGTGTGAACATAGTAACGCATACCACGTACGTAGTATTTATCGAGCCATTAACAGTCCCAACAAAACCTTTAGTATCTTTTTTAGATCAGTGTGGAGTCTTTTTTGCAGAATCGGCACTTTTCTTATCAGTATTGTTTGGATTAGCTAAATTACTAAAGACAGAAGATCTTATGAATCTTATTTCTTTCCAATACTGGAAAGGGCATCAGTCTATCCTAAGAAACTAG